The following nucleotide sequence is from Vanrija pseudolonga chromosome 4, complete sequence.
CAACCTTGCCCGCGGCGCCATCCTCCTTGCGCGCAAGAATGTCCTCgtcaagcgcctcgacggTGTCCAGaacctcggcggcatcacCACGTTCTGCACGGACAAGACGGGCACCCTCACGAttgacaaggtcgaggtccACTCGAGCCTCACGATGCAGAACAAGGAATCGATCCGTCCTCTCCACCTCACTGTTGTCAACTCAACCCTCCAGACCGGCGCCCGCTCCCTTCTCGACACGGCTGTCATCAACGCCAACGACGGCACCCACGGCCCTGAGATTGACATGAACGACCTGTTTGTGGAGAAGGTCCACGAGATCCCCTTCGACTCGGCCCGCCGCATGCTCTCTGTGGTCGTCAAGGACAAGCGTGCCCAGCACACGGTCATCACCAAGggtgccgtcgacgaggtcctcTCGCGCTGCAAGTCGTTCACCACCTCTGACACTGGCTCGCTCTTCGagaccacctcggcccagccCCTGAGCACGGCACACAAGGCGATCGCCAAGGCCACTGCTCTTTCGCTCAACACCCAGGgtctccgcctcgtcgccgttgccatCCGCTCGCTCGGACAGATGGGCGAGTTCACTGAGGAGGACCGCCACTCGGACTGGGTCGAGCAGGACCTCACGCTTGTCGGCTTtgtcgccttcctcgacccGCCCAAGGAGGACGCCAAGCAGGCCATTGTCGACCTCCGTGCCCTCGGCATCCGCATCAAGATCCTCACTGGCGACGCTCCCGAGATTGCCCGCAAGGTCGCCGTCCAGGTCGGCCTtctcaccgacgaggaggccgcccagcccgagaCCGTCATCACTGGCGAGGGCCTCTcggtgctcgtcggcgagctcaccgtcgaggacgtcacCGCTGCAGTCAAGAACGCTACCGTCCTTGCCAAGCTTTCTCCCTTCCAGAAGcgccaggtcgtcgagctcctccaggCCGACGGTGAGGCTGTCGGCATGATGGGCGACGGTGTCAATGACGCACTCGCCCTCCAGGCTGCCGACGTCGGTATCTCGGTCGACACGGgcaccgaggtcgccaagTCTGCGTCCGAGATTATCCTCCTCGAGaagtcgctcgccgccgtcgtcgagggtgtCCTGCTTGGCCGCAAGTCGATGGTCAACACGATCAAGTACTTCAAGATGACTCTTTCTTCCAACGTGAGTGCCGTGTCGCAGACTGACCCCATGTCGTCCTTGCCCAAACGTATCTGTAATCTACGGTCTTGAATCCTCTTCAATCCCGGGAGATTGCAGATACCTTTGTAACTAGGCGGCGTGGGGTGCAGTGGGGGGTGGGAGCGGTTCGGGACGAGGTGTGGTGGTGTTCTTTGAGCTGTGAGCCTGTGGCTCACAGTTGACGACGTGGAGCTGTGGTGGGAGAGCAGCTGGCCAAGTTGGGAAGATGCCTGTGGCTCTTCACCATCGCATGTGGCACGGAGACGAGGCATGGCTGGGCCCGTAGAACCCTACTGACCCCCGACCAGTTCGGCAACGTCTTCtcggtgatggcggcgtcCTTCTGGCTGCCGTACCAGCCCATGCAgccgctgcagctgctgATCCAGAACATCCTGTACGACCTGTCGCAGTCGGCCATCCCCtttgacaatgtcgacgaggacatgcTCGCCGTCCCGGTGCAGTGGTCGCTCATGAGCATCCTCCGCTTCATGCTCGTCTTTGGCCCCACCTCGTCCATCTTCGACATTGCCACCTTCTCGCTCAACTGGTTCTACTACGGCATCCGTGGCGAGAACGACGCCGGTGTCGCCATTGCCCAGACACACTGGTTCCTCGAGGGCTCCATGACCCAGACTCTTGTCGTCTACATCTTGCGTACCGACAAGATTCCCTTCATCCAGTCTCGCCCCTCTATCATCTTTGCCTGCGTCGTGGCGACCATGCTCATTGTGGCCCAGGTGCTGCCATGGATCCCTGGACTCAACACTGCCTTCCAGTTTGTGCACCCAAAGGCGCTCATCTACCCCTtcctcgtcggtgtcgcTGTCACCTACTGCGCATTGGTCCAGCTCATGAAGGTGTTCTACACGCGCATCTTCCACGAGTGGTTCTAGGTGACGGCTGTCGTATCCCTCTTCTTCTCCCTGCCCCCCCGTTGATAACTTTTGCTCTTTCCTAGTCTTTATGCATTCCAAATACACGTGGATGCCGCAGAGCATGCGAGCATGTGAGCATGCTCATCGCTTTCTCGACGCCACGTGCACTGCCCCTAGCACTGTAGCACTATCACGCATCGCCTCATGGCCATCACAcaagtcgccgccgacactGCGACACTGCCCGCTGTCCATCAAATGTCTCCGTTCCGCGCATCGCCTCGACCCACCTTCCctgtcttcctcgccttccctcgcctcgcccccccCGGTGCAGTCCAGTCAACCATTTCGCCCCCAGACTTGAACGCGGCCGCGTTGAAACAAGCTGTCAGGGACGCGACTGAACCCTGACAGGCACAAAAGTCGTTCTACAGTGAGTGTCGACCGTGGGAAAGTTACTCTACGCGGGGCAATATACGTCAGGGCCGGAGTTGTGGTGGCTTGGCGCCCCGTGTATCGAAAGCGGTCTGTGCGTGGTGAGTTGACGGGactgtctctctctctctggcGCCGGCAACAACATTCAGAGAGTGTCAGTCGGCAAGTGAGCCATCTTTGACCTTGCCCCCGCCGTGCAAGACTTCATAACTGCCGACTGCcttcttctctctctctctctctctctctctctctctacTCTTCTCCCAACAACATCCTCCTCAAACACATCGGCCCTCAGCTCCTAGCGGTGAGTCCCAGCTGATAGCACATCTCCCGAACCCACAAACTGACCTCCCCAGTGCCTCCGCATCGCCCAGCACACCCCTCCCCATCACCTCCCTCACCTACCacaccttccctcccccaccaccatgcccccCCGCAGATCAGCCAGAGCACCACCCAAGGTgccaaccccgcccccagccgcgacgccgaccccgcccccggccgccaaggcggcctCCGGCAAGCCCCCACTCTCCAAGGCCCgcatcgccgctgccggcgcctTCGCTGGCCTCAAACCCGCCGATATCCTCAAGCGCGCCAAGGACCTCGGCATGGTCACCACCGAGAACGTCACCAAGACGGTCACGCACCTCATCTCGACGCagaccgccgtcgacgacgatgcgcccgcggtccgccgcgccgtcggctaCAGCGTGCCCATCGTGTCGGTCGACTGGCTCGAGGCGTGCGAGAAGGACGATGAGTGGGTGGACGAGGCGCCCTACGTGATCACCAAgggcgccgcgcctgcccccgcggcggcaccggcgtcgaagggcaagggcaaggctgcCAACGGTACCGCTGGCACgaagcgcgcggccgccaacgGTACCGCTGGCACGAAGCGCGCGGCCAGCCCAGCTCCCGATGTGAAGcccgcggccaagaaggcgaagaaggccgacgccaaggctgATGTCAAGaccgaggtcaaggacgaggccaAGCCTGAGGCCAATGGCCACGGTCAGAagctcaagaagaaggacacGGTCGtgccggtcgacgacggctgcCGCCTCATTGGCGCGACGGTCCAcattggcgacgacggcacgatCTGGGACGCCTCGTTGAACCAGACCAATGCgtccaacaacaacaacaagtTCTACCGTATCCAGGTTGGTGGTCGCGGCTCGGTTCAGATTCTGACGTCTAGGTGCTCAAGCTTCCGGGCGGCAAGTTCACCGCCTGGACGCGCTGGGGACGTGTCGGCGAGCCCGGTGCcaacgcccagctcggcggcggcgacgttgCCTCGGCCATCTTCAACTTTGAGAAGAAGTTCAAGGACAAGTCGGGCCTCAACTGGGCcaaccgcctcgacgccgccaagaagggcaagtACACCTTTGTCGAGCGTAGCTATGAGGACGACTCGgatgacgaggccgaggccggcgaaGGTGAagccgaggtcaaggaggaggaggaatACGTGCCACCCGAGTGCACCCTCTCGCAGCCGGTCCAGGAGCTCATGCAGCTCATCTTCAACCAGCAGTACCTCCAGGCGACCATGGCCTCGCTCAACTACGACGCCAACAAGTTACCACTGGGCAAGCTGAGCAAGAGCACCATCACGCGTGGCTtccaggcgctcaaggactTGGGCGAGCTGATCGACGACCCGACTCTCGCGCAGTCAAAGTACGACACCAACTTTGCCGCCGCAAGCGAGCATCTGTCCAACTCGTTCTACTCGCTCATCCCGCATGCGTTCGGCCGTAACCGCCCGCCTGTGATCAACACGGACGCGATGCTCAAGCGAGAGATCGAGCTACTCGAGTCGCTCGGCGACATGAAGGAGGCTGCGGCCATCATGAAGGCTGAGCGGCCTCGTGACACGATCCACGTCCTCGATCGCCACTACAACGCTCTCGGTATGAACGAAATGACGCCACTCGAGCACGACTCGAAGGAGTTCAAGGTCCTCAGCCAGTACCTGGTGgacacgcgcggcgcgacccACAACGTCAACtacgaggtcgaggaggtctTCCGCATCGAGCGCCAGGGCGAGACCAAGCGCTTCGACGAGAGCGTCTTCTCAAGCATCAAGTCGGACCGTCGTCTGCTGTGGCACGGATCCAGAGCGACCAACTTTGGTGGTATCTTGTCGCAGGGCCTGCGTATCGCACCACCCGAGGCTCCCGTGTCCGGCTACATGTTCGGCAAGGGTAtctacctcgccgacatgTCGTCCAAGTCGGCCAACTACTGTTGCTCGTACATCACGGGTGGCACggcgctgctcctgctgtgcgaggccgagctcggcgacccgATCCAGAAGCTCACCAACGCGAGCTACACTGCAGGTGAGGACGCCAAGAGGCAGGGCATGTACTCGACCTTTGGCCAGGGCCGGACTGCGCCGCTCAAGTGGAAGGatgcgggcgaggcgacaCCAGCGCTGAAGGGCATCAAGATGGTGAGTGAGGTGGCTGAAAGTTGGACGGAGTGCTGACACCACCGCGCAGCCCGACACGTCCAAGGTCAAGCCGGGCGACACcaatgtcgacggcgcgtaCCTCATGTACAATGAGTTTATCGTCTACGACGTGTCGCAGGTCAAGCTGCGCTACCTCTTGCGCGTCAAGATGTAGGCGGGTGGGGTGTGGACTGGACTCGTCACTCTTTGTTGTTGCTGGGATTTGTGGATAAGACTCGGATACCCCGACGTGTAGTTGTGTAGCATGGATCAAGTGACAAGTGACGGCAAGGCGGTACCGCGGCAGTACGGGTTAGTGCTGGAGGAATGTCAGGACAGCCGAGGTAGGGCGTGGTAGTGTGTCTTGCGGTGTTCGGTGTGTTGCTGACGAGGACAGGATTGCTGATAAgtcggtcgtcggcgagaaAGGTCGCCGAGGAATGGTGCGAGTTTGTGGGCGGAGGGCAGGCAGGACATCAAGTCGGCCAGGTGGATGATGCCAAGGTCTTAGGTGACGGAGCAAGTCGGAGGTGAGTTGTTGACCACACTCGCTGACCAAACAACCCAATGCATATGGCCTCACTATcaccacgccgtcggcgtgggcaTCATACACACACGTCGCAacctgcctgctgcctgcctgccggccACCCCAGTACCCAATTGCGCGCCTAGTAGCTCTTGGGCAGCTTGAGCACGCGCTCAGCGACGTAGTTCAGGATCATCTCACGCGAGACAGGGGCGATGCGGGGCACAAAGCTCTCGCGGAGCcagcgctcgacgtcgtacTCGACGGCAAAGCCCATGCCGCCgtgggcgaggatggcgcgctgggcggcattgtaccccgcctcggcggcgagcgccttggccgcgttggcggcgacgccgacggcgttcTGGCTGATGCTCTTGTCCGTCTGGCTGGCGTCGTAcagccgcgcggcgtggtacgttgcggccgtcgccgcgtaCAGCTGGAGGtaggcgtcggcgagcgggtgCGCAATGCCCTGGTTCTGGCCGATCTTGCGCCCAaacacctcgcgctcgcccgcatAGTCGGCCGCCTTCTGCAGCGCGACGTATCCGATACCcagggcctcggcgccgacgagcacacGCTCGGCGTTCATGCCGTGCAGGATCATCTTGAAGCCCTTGCCAATGTTCTCATCGCCTCCGACCACCGAGTCGGCGGGGATGACATAGTTGTCAAACCACACCTCGTTCGAGTCGACGGCGTTGCCGCCCATCTTGTGGATACGGCGCATGGACAGGCCGTTGCCCTCGCTCTTGTCGAGCGGGATGACGAACAGCGTCAGGCCCTCGCTCTTCTTCTTGACTTCCTCGAgtggcgtcgtgcgcgcaAGCAGCATCATGACCTTGGCCGTCTGCGCCGCGGTGATCCAGATCTTCTGGCCCTTGACCGTCCATgtgccgtcggcgttgcgggtcgccgtcgtcttgaGCGACAGGGTGTTGAGGCCCGTGTTGGGTTCTGCGgggagtgagtgggggaCACCAGTGCGGAGGAGGGTGGGGAAGGCTGTTGAGCCGAGACGCCGGCCGGTATCCCGACGCccgcccgactcggcggcagcggtaTCGCGGTCGGCGGTCGGCAGAGCCCCCGAGGACTCGGTACGGAcatgccgccggcagcaacagcacgGCGTCTCAGTCGGAGGCGCGTGGTGTGGGTGCACAATAACAGTGCATGGCGTGCAGGAACAGTGCGCGTGGACACCGTGCATTGTGTGCCACggccacacacaccacacgccCGTGCCAAGACTGCAGCCACAGCCACGTCGCCATGACGTCGTTGGCTGTGGCCCGCGACGACTCTGCCCACACCACATTACACACACAACGCTACTCACCTGTGACACCAAAGCACGTCCTCCACTCTCCGCTCACAATCTTGGGGATAAACttctcgcgctgcgcgtcggtGCCAAAGATGCCCAGGGGCTGCGTGGCGTAAATGTTGCCGTGGGTCGCCTGGGCGCCGGGgaagcccgcgccgctctcCGTGATGGTCTGCATCATGATCGCGGCCTCCTGCAGACCGAGGCCAGAGCCGCCAAAGCGCTCGGGCAGCGCAATTCCCAGGAAGCCCGAGTCGGCGAACGCCTTGTGGAACTCTTTGGGATCGGCCTTGGTCGCCTCGCGGTCACGCCACCACGCATTGTCG
It contains:
- the mgtB gene encoding Magnesium-transporting ATPase, P-type 1; this translates as MSSTARSATTPSEEAKSVSFEHAAPQTLAKVNNNAVTLVDPVHKPASYGTFTSRLRRAFGRKDKARSLSDTVEAAISARLGGLATQSPDAVLAALESDWGGLSATAVDAKFKTFGPNALEPDNKLKVPHLLFTALVNPFSVVLVCLAIIAIATGDHATFTVIMVMVVVSASLRFWQDLKSVVKAKRLAQGVKTMVHVRRKNFDMSTETVVESAELVPGDVLELRSGDLIPADCILLKASSLSVSQSMLTGEALPVDKTPYAPDDVEVAKETDSTGDMWAANVLLSGTSVAFGQGLAVVVTTGTKTYFASMGDALTGPRKSNAFERTVRRVSYLLLAVTILMAPIVLVIQGTINKSSGWKNALLFALSVAVGLTPEMLPVVVNANLARGAILLARKNVLVKRLDGVQNLGGITTFCTDKTGTLTIDKVEVHSSLTMQNKESIRPLHLTVVNSTLQTGARSLLDTAVINANDGTHGPEIDMNDLFVEKVHEIPFDSARRMLSVVVKDKRAQHTVITKGAVDEVLSRCKSFTTSDTGSLFETTSAQPLSTAHKAIAKATALSLNTQGLRLVAVAIRSLGQMGEFTEEDRHSDWVEQDLTLVGFVAFLDPPKEDAKQAIVDLRALGIRIKILTGDAPEIARKVAVQVGLLTDEEAAQPETVITGEGLSVLVGELTVEDVTAAVKNATVLAKLSPFQKRQVVELLQADGEAVGMMGDGVNDALALQAADVGISVDTGTEVAKSASEIILLEKSLAAVVEGVLLGRKSMVNTIKYFKMTLSSNFGNVFSVMAASFWLPYQPMQPLQLLIQNILYDLSQSAIPFDNVDEDMLAVPVQWSLMSILRFMLVFGPTSSIFDIATFSLNWFYYGIRGENDAGVAIAQTHWFLEGSMTQTLVVYILRTDKIPFIQSRPSIIFACVVATMLIVAQVLPWIPGLNTAFQFVHPKALIYPFLVGVAVTYCALVQLMKVFYTRIFHEWF
- the Parp2 gene encoding Poly [ADP-ribose] polymerase 2: MPPRRSARAPPKVPTPPPAATPTPPPAAKAASGKPPLSKARIAAAGAFAGLKPADILKRAKDLGMVTTENVTKTVTHLISTQTAVDDDAPAVRRAVGYSVPIVSVDWLEACEKDDEWVDEAPYVITKGAAPAPAAAPASKGKGKAANGTAGTKRAAANGTAGTKRAASPAPDVKPAAKKAKKADAKADVKTEVKDEAKPEANGHGQKLKKKDTVVPVDDGCRLIGATVHIGDDGTIWDASLNQTNASNNNNKFYRIQVLKLPGGKFTAWTRWGRVGEPGANAQLGGGDVASAIFNFEKKFKDKSGLNWANRLDAAKKGKYTFVERSYEDDSDDEAEAGEGEAEVKEEEEYVPPECTLSQPVQELMQLIFNQQYLQATMASLNYDANKLPLGKLSKSTITRGFQALKDLGELIDDPTLAQSKYDTNFAAASEHLSNSFYSLIPHAFGRNRPPVINTDAMLKREIELLESLGDMKEAAAIMKAERPRDTIHVLDRHYNALGMNEMTPLEHDSKEFKVLSQYLVDTRGATHNVNYEVEEVFRIERQGETKRFDESVFSSIKSDRRLLWHGSRATNFGGILSQGLRIAPPEAPVSGYMFGKGIYLADMSSKSANYCCSYITGGTALLLLCEAELGDPIQKLTNASYTAGEDAKRQGMYSTFGQGRTAPLKWKDAGEATPALKGIKMPDTSKVKPGDTNVDGAYLMYNEFIVYDVSQVKLRYLLRVKM
- the fadE12 gene encoding Acyl-CoA dehydrogenase fadE12, translated to MPALPALRLARRPTLAAVRLAATRAQSTSIMDTSFLNESQLAVRDAVAKVCEPFDNAWWRDREATKADPKEFHKAFADSGFLGIALPERFGGSGLGLQEAAIMMQTITESGAGFPGAQATHGNIYATQPLGIFGTDAQREKFIPKIVSGEWRTCFGVTEPNTGLNTLSLKTTATRNADGTWTVKGQKIWITAAQTAKVMMLLARTTPLEEVKKKSEGLTLFVIPLDKSEGNGLSMRRIHKMGGNAVDSNEVWFDNYVIPADSVVGGDENIGKGFKMILHGMNAERVLVGAEALGIGYVALQKAADYAGEREVFGRKIGQNQGIAHPLADAYLQLYAATAATYHAARLYDASQTDKSISQNAVGVAANAAKALAAEAGYNAAQRAILAHGGMGFAVEYDVERWLRESFVPRIAPVSREMILNYVAERVLKLPKSY